A part of Coriobacteriia bacterium genomic DNA contains:
- a CDS encoding endonuclease V, protein MTLRLRTSLTHPWIITHGEADAVQHRLASVVELRAMPVDGRGSPKIAAGVDVAYTKDGTHAWAAAVAMDREFHVLASAVIEGDPDIPYKRGYLAFREGRLTMEALMSLGVEPDLVFCDGHGVVHERGCGLASHVGVLLGVPTIGVPKTPFHAVDHPPGPHRGDYYVLTKEWGAQGASVRLKAGSKQVYVSPGHLTDLDSALALAMAWSSGRHRVPDPLSAAHTLSVKTRGAG, encoded by the coding sequence ATGACGCTTCGGCTGAGAACGAGCCTGACCCACCCGTGGATCATCACGCACGGTGAGGCCGACGCGGTCCAGCACCGGTTGGCCAGCGTGGTGGAGTTGCGCGCGATGCCTGTGGACGGCCGCGGCAGCCCGAAGATCGCCGCCGGCGTGGACGTGGCGTACACAAAAGACGGCACGCACGCGTGGGCTGCCGCCGTGGCGATGGACCGCGAGTTCCACGTACTCGCTTCGGCCGTGATCGAGGGCGATCCGGACATCCCGTACAAGCGCGGCTACCTGGCGTTTCGCGAGGGCCGGCTCACCATGGAGGCGCTCATGAGCCTCGGCGTGGAGCCTGACCTCGTGTTCTGCGACGGCCACGGCGTGGTTCACGAGCGCGGCTGCGGCCTCGCGTCGCACGTTGGCGTGCTGCTCGGCGTGCCCACCATCGGCGTGCCGAAGACGCCGTTTCATGCGGTGGACCACCCTCCCGGCCCGCATCGGGGCGACTACTACGTGCTCACCAAGGAGTGGGGCGCGCAGGGCGCGTCGGTGCGGCTCAAGGCTGGCTCCAAGCAGGTTTACGTCTCGCCGGGGCATCTCACCGACCTCGACAGCGCGCTCGCGCTCGCCATGGCGTGGTCGAGCGGGCGCCACCGCGTGCCCGACCCGCTTTCGGCGGCGCACACGCTGTCCGTCAAGACGCGCGGGGCGGGCTAA
- a CDS encoding PDDEXK nuclease domain-containing protein, translated as MWRFIIELGGGFAFVARQKRITVDGDDYYLDLLFYHLGMRCFVAVELKSRKLQPADYGQMLLYLRWLDANERGPADEAPVGLILCTDKGLQQTKLLGLDDGEIRAARYITGPLREQMQRRLREAVDALEEGLP; from the coding sequence ATGTGGCGCTTCATCATCGAGCTTGGCGGCGGGTTCGCCTTCGTGGCGCGGCAGAAGCGCATCACGGTCGACGGCGACGACTACTACCTCGACCTGCTCTTCTACCACCTCGGCATGCGCTGCTTCGTGGCCGTGGAGCTCAAGTCGCGCAAGCTACAGCCCGCCGACTACGGTCAGATGCTGCTCTACCTGCGCTGGCTCGACGCCAACGAGCGAGGGCCCGCCGATGAAGCGCCGGTCGGGCTGATTCTCTGCACCGACAAGGGGCTGCAACAGACGAAGCTTCTCGGCTTGGACGACGGAGAGATCCGCGCGGCGCGCTACATCACCGGGCCGCTCCGTGAGCAGATGCAGCGCCGGCTGAGGGAGGCGGTTGACGCACTCGAGGAGGGGTTGCCGTGA
- a CDS encoding ribbon-helix-helix domain-containing protein, whose product MGYAPGMKTAISIPDDLFVAADALARELGQSRSRLYSQAMREYLARHSADSVTEALDRVCAEIPAADADLARAAARRTLEQVEW is encoded by the coding sequence ATGGGTTATGCTCCTGGTATGAAGACCGCCATCTCGATACCGGACGACCTCTTCGTGGCCGCCGATGCGCTCGCGCGCGAGCTCGGCCAGTCGCGCAGCCGTCTGTACTCTCAGGCGATGCGCGAGTACCTTGCTCGGCACTCGGCTGACAGCGTGACCGAGGCGCTCGACAGGGTGTGCGCGGAGATACCAGCGGCCGATGCGGATCTCGCCCGCGCTGCCGCGCGACGGACCCTCGAGCAGGTCGAGTGGTGA
- a CDS encoding type II toxin-antitoxin system PemK/MazF family toxin, whose translation MVIAQGEIWWADLGEPSGSAPGYRRPVVVVQGDSFNRSRISTVVCVPLTSNLRWGDAPGNVVLDAATTGLPKDSVANITQLVTLDRGMLADRVGSFPPHKLDLVLYGIDIVLGR comes from the coding sequence GTGGTGATCGCACAGGGCGAGATCTGGTGGGCCGATCTCGGCGAGCCGTCGGGATCCGCGCCTGGCTACCGTCGGCCCGTGGTCGTGGTTCAGGGCGACTCATTCAATCGGAGCCGCATCTCGACCGTTGTGTGCGTGCCACTCACGAGCAACCTGCGATGGGGCGACGCACCCGGTAACGTCGTCCTCGATGCTGCCACGACCGGCCTGCCCAAGGACTCGGTCGCCAACATCACGCAGCTGGTGACACTCGATCGCGGCATGCTCGCGGACCGTGTCGGCAGCTTCCCGCCGCACAAGCTCGACCTCGTGCTGTACGGCATCGACATCGTCCTCGGCCGCTGA
- a CDS encoding GNAT family N-acetyltransferase gives MSAADGIRVVDVDAQTTDTFLEYARTFGPVHDDSYVSSEDLASFNIAHEPALLALDASGAPLGAVSLLLNGFATEHLARFRILHATDPAAYPLLLDAILLRVPEGIERVYLFLPEHPGDVLESLTAAGFGQCRRAYIMLNASPASMAELDLPGETTFEQAQPIVAKDWANIINTAFHGHPGHFNMTAEQADEMLSQSRVIRAGTLMAHRGGRPAGLVLTLADEHSPYSATVETLAVMPADQHIGMGRALLRAALRAAGRDGRSSVSLSVSTFSKRAMAMYLDAGFNVHDVRVCWEKRLA, from the coding sequence ATGTCCGCAGCCGACGGGATCCGCGTCGTCGACGTCGACGCACAAACGACCGACACATTCCTGGAGTACGCGCGCACCTTCGGCCCCGTGCATGACGATTCGTACGTCTCTTCTGAGGACCTCGCCTCGTTCAACATCGCGCACGAGCCCGCCTTGTTGGCGCTTGATGCCAGCGGCGCACCGCTGGGCGCCGTCTCCCTGTTGCTCAACGGGTTCGCCACCGAGCATCTCGCGCGATTCCGGATTCTCCACGCGACCGATCCCGCAGCCTATCCGCTCCTGCTCGATGCCATACTGCTTCGCGTCCCGGAGGGCATCGAGCGCGTCTACCTGTTTCTGCCGGAGCATCCGGGCGACGTGCTCGAGAGCCTCACTGCGGCGGGCTTCGGGCAGTGCCGACGGGCGTACATCATGCTGAACGCGAGCCCGGCGAGCATGGCAGAACTCGACTTGCCGGGTGAGACGACGTTCGAGCAGGCGCAGCCCATCGTTGCCAAAGACTGGGCGAACATCATCAACACTGCGTTCCACGGCCATCCGGGGCACTTCAACATGACCGCCGAGCAGGCTGACGAGATGCTGTCGCAGAGCCGGGTCATCCGCGCAGGCACGCTCATGGCGCATCGCGGGGGCAGGCCGGCGGGCCTGGTGCTCACGCTGGCCGACGAGCACAGCCCGTACTCTGCAACGGTCGAGACGCTCGCGGTCATGCCGGCCGACCAGCACATCGGCATGGGCCGTGCGCTGCTGCGCGCCGCGCTGCGGGCTGCCGGGCGCGACGGACGTTCGTCGGTGAGCCTCTCGGTGAGCACCTTCAGCAAGCGCGCGATGGCGATGTACCTGGACGCTGGCTTCAACGTGCACGACGTCCGGGTGTGCTGGGAGAAGCGCCTCGCGTAA
- a CDS encoding DNA-3-methyladenine glycosylase: MPKTLSYTPSSAEVRHLSAADATLGALIARVGSIEQGLEADLYSSLAGAIVAQQLSDKAATTIWARLVTALGGDPTPAHILAADDATLRGAGLSGSKASFLRDLAARVADGSLDLERVVTLPDEEVIAKLTEVKGIGRWTAEMFLIFSLGRPDVLAVDDGALRSAVAWLYRLESEDSRAAIARVGEAWAPYRTCASLYLWQGHALRRTEGWEPPR, encoded by the coding sequence ATGCCGAAGACGCTCTCGTACACGCCAAGCTCCGCCGAGGTGCGCCACCTCTCGGCCGCCGATGCGACGCTCGGTGCGCTGATCGCGCGCGTGGGGTCGATCGAGCAGGGGCTCGAGGCGGACCTCTACTCCTCGCTTGCGGGTGCCATCGTGGCGCAGCAGCTCTCCGACAAGGCGGCCACGACGATCTGGGCGCGCCTGGTGACCGCACTCGGTGGCGACCCAACGCCCGCGCACATCCTCGCAGCCGACGACGCCACGCTCCGCGGCGCAGGGCTGTCGGGCAGCAAGGCGTCGTTCCTGCGCGACCTGGCCGCCCGCGTGGCCGACGGGTCGCTCGACCTCGAGCGCGTGGTCACCCTCCCCGACGAGGAGGTCATCGCCAAACTCACCGAGGTGAAGGGCATCGGCCGCTGGACCGCCGAGATGTTCCTCATCTTCTCGCTCGGCCGCCCCGACGTGCTCGCCGTTGACGACGGGGCGCTGCGCTCGGCGGTGGCCTGGCTCTACCGGCTCGAAAGCGAGGACAGCCGCGCGGCCATCGCACGCGTGGGCGAGGCATGGGCGCCGTACCGCACGTGCGCTTCGCTCTACCTGTGGCAGGGACACGCGCTCAGGCGCACCGAAGGATGGGAGCCGCCGAGATGA
- a CDS encoding ribbon-helix-helix protein, CopG family, with amino-acid sequence MAVEKFSISLPEELVADLDEFAGQDALTRSGLIREVVSEYVSKRRSATYEEERHARITRAIEGFERLADEWGPDERSSLDLLHEIREESLGEE; translated from the coding sequence ATGGCGGTCGAGAAGTTCTCCATTTCCCTGCCCGAGGAGCTCGTGGCGGATCTGGATGAGTTTGCGGGTCAGGATGCGCTCACTCGCAGCGGGCTCATCCGTGAGGTGGTCTCCGAGTACGTGTCCAAGCGGCGTTCGGCCACCTACGAGGAGGAACGCCACGCGCGGATCACGCGGGCGATCGAGGGTTTCGAGCGCCTCGCCGATGAGTGGGGTCCCGACGAGCGGAGCTCGTTGGACCTTCTCCATGAGATCAGGGAGGAGTCGCTCGGTGAGGAGTGA
- a CDS encoding type II toxin-antitoxin system VapC family toxin, whose product MRSERTPMVLDASVGVKWFKAEAGSDDARKVLALHDARQVHVVVPSQFMLEVVAVASRDSVDRGREVWALLRDADLTVVGLDDALAGAALEQCRLLGCCFYDALAPGLAALLGATLYSADAKAHMRFPGVQLLG is encoded by the coding sequence GTGAGGAGTGAGCGAACGCCCATGGTGCTTGATGCGTCGGTTGGGGTGAAGTGGTTCAAGGCGGAGGCCGGTTCCGATGACGCCCGGAAGGTTCTCGCTCTCCACGATGCTCGGCAGGTGCACGTCGTGGTGCCCTCGCAGTTCATGCTCGAGGTGGTTGCCGTTGCCTCCCGGGACAGCGTCGACCGGGGCCGGGAGGTGTGGGCGCTGCTACGGGATGCGGACCTCACCGTTGTCGGCCTGGATGACGCACTAGCCGGCGCGGCCCTTGAGCAGTGCCGGCTCCTCGGCTGCTGCTTCTACGATGCGCTGGCGCCCGGTCTCGCGGCTCTACTCGGCGCTACCCTATACTCGGCTGACGCCAAGGCGCATATGCGTTTTCCCGGCGTGCAGTTGCTCGGCTGA
- a CDS encoding type II toxin-antitoxin system VapC family toxin, with the protein MSCAVFDASVLVKLVLEEAGTADARSRFEASETPVAPDWCMLECTQALWKKADRGEYTPEVVRESLGILQRIDLQLLESTDLVELAFDIAIAHRHSVYDCAYVALAQTENVPLVTADRRLREVAQAAGVEVLWVDSAT; encoded by the coding sequence ATGAGCTGCGCGGTCTTCGACGCCAGCGTGCTCGTCAAGCTCGTCCTCGAGGAAGCCGGTACGGCGGATGCCCGCTCGCGCTTCGAGGCGTCCGAGACTCCTGTCGCCCCAGACTGGTGCATGCTTGAATGCACGCAGGCACTCTGGAAGAAGGCCGACCGAGGCGAGTACACGCCCGAAGTCGTTCGAGAATCGCTGGGCATCCTTCAGCGGATCGATCTCCAGCTGTTGGAATCGACCGACCTTGTTGAGCTCGCCTTCGATATCGCGATAGCGCACCGTCACTCGGTGTACGACTGCGCGTACGTCGCTCTGGCCCAAACCGAGAACGTACCGCTCGTCACCGCTGACCGCAGGCTACGAGAGGTCGCGCAAGCGGCGGGCGTCGAGGTGCTCTGGGTCGACTCGGCCACCTAG
- a CDS encoding Arc family DNA-binding protein, with protein MTDFLIRDIDPQVLEQLRSRAEQNGRSLQAEIKRTLKKSVRLNKEESLALLDAFRASIPPSTTDSTEIIREFRDSR; from the coding sequence ATGACAGACTTCCTCATTCGCGACATCGACCCACAGGTGCTGGAGCAGCTGCGCAGCCGTGCGGAGCAGAACGGCCGATCGCTTCAGGCCGAGATCAAGCGCACTCTCAAGAAGTCGGTGCGCCTCAACAAGGAGGAGTCGCTCGCGCTGCTCGACGCATTCCGAGCGAGCATCCCTCCGAGCACGACTGACTCGACCGAGATCATTCGTGAGTTCCGGGACTCCCGATGA
- the serS gene encoding serine--tRNA ligase — translation MLDGRYLRDNLEAVRTALGTRAGGWDFDRFVALDDERRRLIGEVESRQAQRNDASKRIGELMKAGQRDDAEAAKEQVRVINDEITGLDADLALVDADVREMLLTIPNVPDASVPVGADESDNVEIRRWGTPPEFSFEPVAHWDLGPALGAIDFERGVKLAKSRFVVLGRDGARLNRALINFMLDTHGAKGYTEWSVPALANEETLLGTGQLPKFADDLFHTDEGLFLIPTAEVQLTNLHRDEVLEADTLPRRYCAYTPCFREEAGAAGRDTRGMIRVHQFDKVELVKLAAQESSFDELEGMVADAEDILQQLGIAYRTIVLCTCDMGFSAAKTYDIEVWLPSYNNYKEISSCSNCTDFQARRASIKYRSPGEFKGSRLVHTLNGSGLAVGRTLVAVLENYQQADGSVVVPEVLRPYMGGQDVIRGEAR, via the coding sequence ATGCTCGACGGCCGCTACCTTCGCGACAATCTCGAAGCCGTTCGCACCGCACTCGGCACGCGCGCTGGCGGGTGGGACTTCGACCGCTTCGTGGCGCTCGACGACGAGCGTCGCCGGCTGATCGGCGAGGTGGAGAGTCGCCAGGCGCAGCGCAACGACGCTTCCAAGCGCATTGGCGAGCTGATGAAGGCGGGACAGCGCGATGACGCTGAAGCCGCCAAGGAGCAGGTGCGTGTCATCAACGACGAGATCACCGGGCTCGACGCCGATCTCGCCCTGGTTGATGCCGACGTCCGCGAGATGCTCCTCACCATCCCGAACGTTCCCGATGCCAGCGTGCCGGTGGGCGCCGACGAGAGCGACAACGTTGAGATCCGCCGCTGGGGCACGCCGCCGGAGTTCAGCTTCGAACCGGTGGCGCATTGGGATCTCGGTCCGGCCCTCGGCGCGATCGACTTCGAGCGCGGTGTGAAGCTCGCCAAGAGCCGCTTCGTGGTGCTCGGCCGCGACGGCGCGCGCCTCAACCGCGCGCTCATCAACTTCATGCTCGATACCCACGGCGCCAAGGGCTACACCGAGTGGTCGGTGCCGGCGCTCGCCAACGAGGAGACGCTTCTCGGCACGGGCCAGCTTCCCAAATTCGCCGACGACCTCTTCCACACCGACGAGGGGCTGTTCCTGATTCCCACCGCCGAGGTGCAGCTCACCAACCTGCACCGCGACGAGGTGCTCGAGGCCGACACGCTCCCACGCCGCTACTGCGCGTACACGCCGTGCTTCCGCGAGGAGGCGGGCGCGGCGGGCCGCGATACCCGCGGCATGATCCGTGTGCACCAGTTCGACAAGGTCGAGTTGGTGAAGCTCGCCGCCCAGGAGAGTTCGTTCGATGAGCTCGAGGGCATGGTCGCCGATGCCGAGGACATCTTGCAGCAGCTCGGCATCGCCTACCGGACGATCGTGCTTTGCACCTGCGATATGGGCTTCTCGGCAGCTAAGACCTACGACATCGAGGTGTGGCTCCCGAGCTACAACAACTACAAGGAGATCTCGAGCTGCTCCAACTGCACTGACTTCCAGGCGCGTCGGGCAAGCATCAAGTACCGCTCGCCGGGCGAATTCAAGGGTTCGCGTCTCGTGCACACCCTGAACGGCAGCGGGCTCGCGGTGGGCCGAACGCTCGTTGCGGTGCTCGAGAACTATCAGCAGGCCGACGGCTCGGTGGTTGTGCCCGAAGTGCTGCGCCCGTATATGGGCGGCCAGGACGTGATTCGGGGGGAGGCGCGATGA
- a CDS encoding Rrf2 family transcriptional regulator, with protein MAITRRTDYAVRIMYELAQIPVGATISVRDLCEAADVPENFGASIVMFLTAANLVRNEGYNKNLLSLALTPEEITMAQIIRACEPEFSLAQCTRDPQACNRSGYCGAHRMWNELDALVWQQLESITLARVTAGMPADKNASPPSVPRFLGMLSTA; from the coding sequence GTGGCGATCACCAGACGGACGGACTATGCCGTCCGCATCATGTACGAGCTCGCGCAGATCCCGGTGGGGGCGACGATCTCCGTGCGCGATCTGTGCGAGGCAGCCGATGTGCCGGAGAACTTCGGCGCTTCCATCGTGATGTTCCTGACTGCGGCCAACCTCGTGCGCAACGAGGGCTACAACAAGAATCTGCTCTCGCTCGCGTTGACTCCCGAGGAGATCACGATGGCGCAGATCATCCGGGCGTGTGAGCCGGAGTTCTCACTGGCGCAATGCACCCGTGACCCCCAAGCATGCAACCGCTCCGGATACTGCGGCGCGCACAGGATGTGGAACGAGCTCGACGCGCTCGTCTGGCAGCAACTCGAGTCGATCACATTGGCGAGGGTCACTGCGGGCATGCCCGCCGACAAGAACGCGTCGCCGCCGAGCGTTCCGAGGTTCCTGGGGATGCTGAGTACCGCCTAG
- a CDS encoding TIGR00725 family protein yields the protein MQTIVGVMGAGRTLDAPARALAYRVGALVAERGWVLLTGGSACGVMDEASRGAHEAGGLVVGVLKGDTADEASHHVDIAIRTGMGDARNVINVLSSDVVIALPGGTGTISEVALALKADRTVIALGWDPGESLRAAGADLLLLASSAEEAIALVASTLARRRH from the coding sequence ATGCAGACGATCGTCGGCGTCATGGGGGCCGGTCGTACGCTCGATGCACCCGCGCGGGCGTTGGCCTATCGCGTGGGCGCACTCGTGGCCGAGCGCGGATGGGTGCTGTTGACCGGTGGCAGCGCATGCGGAGTGATGGACGAGGCGTCCCGCGGCGCGCATGAGGCGGGCGGCCTCGTGGTCGGCGTGCTCAAGGGAGACACCGCCGACGAAGCCAGCCACCACGTGGATATCGCCATCCGAACCGGTATGGGCGATGCGCGCAACGTCATCAACGTGCTCTCGAGCGACGTGGTGATCGCGCTTCCCGGCGGCACGGGCACGATCTCCGAGGTGGCCCTCGCGCTCAAGGCCGACAGGACCGTCATCGCGCTGGGCTGGGACCCGGGCGAGTCGCTGCGCGCGGCCGGTGCCGACCTGCTGCTTCTCGCCTCTTCGGCTGAAGAGGCGATCGCGCTCGTCGCTAGCACGCTCGCCCGTCGTCGGCACTAG